A region of Cellulophaga sp. RHA19 DNA encodes the following proteins:
- the thiD gene encoding bifunctional hydroxymethylpyrimidine kinase/phosphomethylpyrimidine kinase, translating into MKNTTTIYNSVLTIAGSDSGGCAGIQADIKSISANGGFATTAITAITAQNTLGVNAIYPIPTTEIKNQIVAVLSDINVGAIKIGMLQSAKIIKAVLETLEAHKDMPIVLDPVMVASSGDNLLDNVGLEAIKLLLPLATLITPNIPEAQVLLKIDTISPENMPQMAEKIGKMYKTSVLLKGGHIENSQTLVDVLYNYQTNSLHNFSKTQVNTKNTHGTGCTLSSAIATHLALGNSLKDAVQKGITYTHHAIVAGKSKELGKGNGPVDHFYKLH; encoded by the coding sequence ATGAAAAACACTACAACCATTTACAACTCTGTATTAACTATTGCAGGGAGCGACTCTGGAGGTTGCGCAGGCATACAAGCAGATATTAAAAGCATTAGTGCTAACGGAGGCTTTGCAACTACTGCAATTACAGCTATTACAGCACAAAACACGTTAGGAGTTAATGCAATCTATCCAATTCCTACTACAGAAATTAAAAACCAAATAGTAGCTGTATTAAGCGATATAAATGTTGGTGCTATAAAAATTGGAATGCTACAATCTGCAAAGATTATAAAAGCAGTATTAGAAACTCTAGAAGCTCATAAAGACATGCCTATTGTTTTAGACCCTGTGATGGTAGCATCTTCTGGAGATAATTTGTTAGACAATGTAGGCTTAGAGGCCATAAAGTTACTTTTGCCATTAGCAACCTTAATAACTCCAAATATACCAGAAGCACAAGTTTTACTTAAGATTGATACTATTTCTCCTGAAAATATGCCACAAATGGCAGAAAAAATTGGAAAAATGTACAAAACATCGGTTTTGTTAAAAGGCGGACATATAGAAAATAGTCAAACCTTAGTAGACGTATTATACAACTACCAAACCAACTCGTTACACAATTTTAGTAAAACACAGGTAAACACTAAAAACACACACGGTACTGGTTGTACATTATCTTCTGCTATTGCTACACATTTAGCACTTGGAAATAGTTTAAAAGACGCTGTACAAAAAGGAATAACTTACACACACCACGCAATAGTTGCTGGTAAAAGTAAAGAACTAGGAAAAGGAAATGGTCCTGTAGACCATTTTTACAAACTACATTAA
- a CDS encoding penicillin acylase family protein, whose amino-acid sequence MRRLKKILKITIPILGLLFLGLCIFLYSLTPVYEGENDLKNLSEKVNVYYDNYGIPHIYGATEKDAIRTLGYVHAQDRLWQMELLRRIGAGELSEIFGEDLVETDKLFLALGIDDYSKKTVANLDPNSDYVKLAEAYLDGVNQFMEEGPTPVEFYLTGVDKRPFTLKDIHNTIGYMAFSFAMAHKTDPLLSNIKNKLGAAYLQDLSIDTEPTSTYIKNYDPLKDTLQLNLASKLASALEKLPVPQFEGSNSWVLSPDKTKNGAVILANDPHIGFSQPTVWYEAHLSTPTYKKYGYHLAGVPFPLLAHNRQLAYGLTMFENDDVDFYYEETNPQDTTEYKTENGWKKYTYKEKVIKVKGEDDVKFTLKFTRHGAVLNGLAASVAGESPVTISWIYTQVDNKLLSALYGMSHSESMSTFKRHLRDLHAPGLNIMYGDADGNVAWWATAKLYTMPDSTNTKLILNGVSGEQERGDFLDFSENPHAENPPWEFVYSANNQPDTINGRFFPGYYLPENRAKRIEQLLKPKNDWDKESVSKMITDITSSVDPMVAKNMSKNIDISNLTDDDIKLLDKLTNWDGSATTSSIESSIYQRWVFFMLKNTFKDELGDELFKQLLTTHFHKRLIAPLVSNKASIWWDNVSTTKVETADDVFQASFVDALTSLKTQFGTNTDVWTWGKIHTLEHEHPIGKVASLRKYFNVGPFPVNGTKEVINNMGFTYSGDSVYRVTSGPSTRRIIDFSDIENSISILPTGQSGSPFSSHYNDQAKMYLKGEFRKMMMNKEEIIATKKSLLVFKPEDK is encoded by the coding sequence ATGCGCCGATTGAAAAAGATACTAAAAATAACAATCCCAATCTTAGGATTGTTATTCTTGGGACTTTGTATTTTTCTTTACTCCTTAACTCCTGTTTATGAAGGGGAGAACGATTTAAAAAATTTATCAGAAAAAGTAAATGTCTATTATGATAATTACGGTATTCCTCATATTTATGGAGCTACAGAAAAAGATGCAATACGCACACTAGGGTATGTGCATGCGCAAGATAGGTTGTGGCAAATGGAATTACTTAGACGTATTGGAGCAGGAGAATTATCAGAAATTTTTGGTGAAGACTTAGTAGAAACAGATAAACTGTTTTTAGCGTTAGGAATAGATGATTACTCTAAAAAAACTGTAGCTAATTTAGATCCAAATAGTGACTATGTAAAGCTTGCAGAGGCTTATTTAGATGGTGTTAATCAATTTATGGAAGAAGGTCCAACTCCGGTAGAATTTTATCTTACAGGAGTAGATAAGCGCCCTTTTACACTTAAAGATATACACAATACCATTGGGTATATGGCTTTTAGTTTTGCTATGGCACACAAAACAGACCCGTTACTTAGCAATATTAAAAACAAGCTTGGCGCTGCTTATTTGCAGGATTTATCTATAGATACGGAACCAACATCAACCTATATTAAAAATTATGATCCTTTAAAAGATACACTGCAGCTAAATTTAGCTAGTAAATTAGCCTCTGCATTAGAAAAGCTGCCAGTGCCACAATTTGAGGGGAGTAACAGCTGGGTTTTATCACCAGATAAAACAAAGAATGGAGCTGTAATACTGGCAAACGATCCGCACATTGGGTTTTCACAACCTACCGTTTGGTATGAGGCGCATTTGAGTACGCCAACCTATAAAAAATACGGGTACCATTTAGCAGGAGTTCCTTTTCCTCTATTAGCACACAACAGACAGTTGGCCTATGGTTTAACAATGTTTGAGAATGATGATGTAGATTTTTATTACGAGGAAACTAATCCGCAAGATACTACAGAATACAAAACAGAAAACGGCTGGAAAAAATACACTTACAAGGAAAAAGTTATAAAAGTAAAGGGAGAAGACGATGTTAAATTCACACTTAAATTTACAAGGCATGGAGCTGTATTAAACGGTTTAGCTGCAAGTGTAGCAGGAGAAAGTCCAGTGACAATTTCTTGGATATACACACAGGTAGATAATAAATTACTAAGTGCCTTATACGGAATGTCCCATTCTGAGTCTATGAGTACTTTTAAGCGTCATTTAAGAGATTTACACGCACCTGGCCTTAATATTATGTATGGTGATGCAGATGGTAATGTAGCTTGGTGGGCAACTGCTAAACTTTATACAATGCCAGATAGTACCAATACAAAGTTAATTTTAAATGGAGTAAGTGGAGAGCAAGAGCGAGGAGATTTTTTAGATTTTTCTGAAAATCCACACGCAGAAAATCCACCTTGGGAGTTTGTGTACTCTGCCAATAACCAGCCAGATACTATTAATGGAAGATTTTTTCCAGGATATTACTTACCAGAGAACAGAGCAAAACGTATAGAGCAGCTTTTAAAACCTAAAAATGACTGGGATAAAGAGTCGGTTTCTAAAATGATTACAGATATTACTTCTTCTGTAGATCCAATGGTTGCTAAAAATATGTCTAAAAATATAGATATTAGTAATTTAACAGATGATGATATTAAGTTGCTAGATAAGCTAACCAATTGGGACGGCAGTGCCACCACAAGTAGCATAGAATCTAGTATTTACCAACGTTGGGTATTTTTTATGCTTAAAAATACATTTAAAGATGAGTTGGGTGATGAGCTTTTTAAACAATTACTAACTACACATTTTCATAAGCGACTAATTGCACCCTTGGTAAGCAACAAAGCTTCTATTTGGTGGGATAATGTAAGCACAACCAAAGTAGAAACTGCAGATGACGTTTTTCAGGCTTCTTTTGTAGATGCTCTAACCTCATTAAAAACACAATTTGGCACAAATACAGATGTATGGACGTGGGGAAAAATACACACACTAGAACACGAGCATCCTATTGGCAAAGTAGCATCTTTAAGAAAATATTTTAATGTTGGTCCTTTTCCTGTAAATGGTACAAAAGAGGTTATAAATAATATGGGTTTTACGTATAGCGGAGATAGTGTGTACAGAGTAACTTCAGGGCCATCTACACGTAGAATTATAGATTTTTCTGATATAGAAAACAGTATAAGCATACTACCAACAGGGCAATCTGGTAGTCCGTTTAGCTCGCATTATAATGACCAAGCTAAAATGTACTTAAAAGGTGAGTTTCGCAAAATGATGATGAATAAAGAGGAGATTATAGCAACAAAAAAATCTTTATTAGTTTTTAAGCCAGAAGATAAGTAG
- a CDS encoding YifB family Mg chelatase-like AAA ATPase produces the protein MLTKVFGSAVFGVEATTITVEVNINKGIGYHLVGLPDNAIKESNYRIAAALQNNGYKIPGKKITINMAPADLRKEGSAYDLTLALGILSASGQIKSDNIEKYLIMGEISLDGSLQPITGALPIAIKAKEEGFEGFILPKQNVKEAAIVSGLKVFGVENITEVIEFFDKDVPLEQTIVDTREEFYKSLEFPEFDFSDVKGQESIKRSMEIAAAGGHNIILIGPPGAGKTMLAKRLPSILPPMTLHEALETTKIHSVVGKIKNAGLMNQRPFRNPHHTISSAALVGGGSYPQPGEISLSHNGVLFLDELPEFERKVLEVMRQPIEDREVTIARARFTVTYPSSFMLVASMNPSPGGYFNDPDAPVTSSPAEMQRYLSKISGPLLDRIDIHIEVTPVPFEKLSEERKGESSVLIRKRVTAAREVQTKRFEALENIHYNAQMNTKQIREYCALDTTSKELLKTAMERLNLSARAYDRILKVARTIADLANSDAILGDHISEAIQYRSLDREGWLG, from the coding sequence ATGCTTACAAAGGTTTTTGGTAGTGCTGTTTTTGGAGTAGAAGCTACAACAATTACAGTAGAAGTTAATATTAACAAAGGTATTGGCTACCATTTAGTAGGTTTGCCAGACAATGCAATAAAAGAAAGTAACTACAGAATTGCTGCTGCTTTGCAGAATAACGGTTACAAAATTCCAGGTAAAAAAATAACAATAAATATGGCTCCGGCCGATTTACGTAAAGAGGGTTCTGCGTACGATTTAACACTTGCTTTAGGAATTTTAAGTGCATCTGGACAAATAAAATCAGACAACATAGAAAAGTATTTAATAATGGGAGAAATTTCTTTAGACGGAAGTTTGCAACCTATTACTGGTGCTTTGCCAATAGCTATTAAAGCTAAAGAAGAAGGTTTTGAAGGATTTATATTGCCTAAACAGAATGTAAAAGAAGCTGCAATAGTATCTGGATTAAAGGTGTTTGGAGTAGAAAATATTACAGAAGTAATAGAGTTTTTTGATAAAGATGTGCCTCTAGAACAAACTATTGTAGATACGCGAGAAGAATTTTATAAAAGTTTAGAGTTTCCAGAGTTCGATTTTTCTGATGTTAAAGGGCAAGAAAGCATTAAACGAAGTATGGAAATTGCTGCAGCAGGCGGACATAACATTATTTTAATAGGTCCTCCAGGAGCAGGAAAAACAATGTTAGCCAAGCGTTTACCATCTATTTTGCCTCCAATGACACTACACGAGGCTTTAGAAACCACTAAAATACATAGTGTAGTAGGTAAAATTAAAAACGCAGGATTAATGAATCAGCGTCCGTTTAGAAATCCACACCACACCATTAGCTCTGCTGCTTTAGTAGGTGGCGGAAGTTACCCGCAACCAGGCGAAATATCTTTATCTCATAACGGAGTTTTATTTTTAGATGAGCTGCCAGAGTTTGAGCGTAAAGTGCTAGAGGTTATGCGCCAACCAATTGAAGATAGAGAGGTAACTATTGCTAGAGCACGTTTTACGGTAACCTATCCAAGTAGTTTTATGTTGGTTGCAAGTATGAATCCTAGTCCGGGTGGTTATTTTAACGATCCAGATGCTCCAGTAACATCTTCACCAGCAGAAATGCAACGGTATTTAAGTAAAATATCTGGCCCCTTGTTAGATCGTATAGATATACATATTGAAGTTACTCCTGTTCCTTTTGAAAAACTATCAGAAGAACGAAAAGGAGAAAGTAGTGTGCTAATTCGTAAACGTGTAACCGCTGCTAGAGAAGTGCAAACCAAACGTTTTGAAGCCTTAGAAAACATACATTATAATGCGCAGATGAATACCAAGCAAATACGTGAGTATTGCGCTTTAGATACAACTTCTAAAGAATTATTAAAAACAGCTATGGAGCGTTTAAACTTATCTGCTAGAGCGTATGACAGAATTTTAAAAGTAGCAAGAACAATTGCAGACTTGGCTAATTCTGATGCTATTTTAGGAGATCACATTTCTGAAGCTATACAATACCGTAGTTTAGACAGAGAAGGGTGGTTGGGGTAA
- a CDS encoding NADPH-dependent FMN reductase: protein MSTILAFAGSNSSTSINHKLATFTAGILGNNDVTVLDMAKVTISMYSEDAEKNNGFSSELKEINDAIAKADALVISVNEHNSGLSSFFKNLIDWLSRLDRNFLEGKKVLLLATSPGKRGALSALKQAEGVLPRFGAEIVATFALPSFNDNFKEGVLIASDVKTEYQAAVNQFLEKL from the coding sequence ATGAGTACTATTTTAGCCTTTGCAGGAAGCAATTCTAGCACCTCTATAAACCATAAATTAGCAACATTTACAGCAGGTATTTTAGGCAATAATGATGTAACAGTTTTAGATATGGCCAAAGTTACTATCTCAATGTATAGTGAGGATGCAGAGAAAAACAACGGGTTTTCATCAGAACTAAAAGAAATTAATGATGCTATTGCCAAGGCAGATGCTCTTGTTATTTCTGTAAATGAACACAATAGTGGTTTATCTTCCTTTTTTAAAAATTTAATTGATTGGCTATCTAGATTAGATCGTAATTTTCTTGAAGGTAAAAAAGTACTTTTATTGGCAACCTCACCAGGTAAAAGAGGCGCTTTAAGCGCTTTAAAACAAGCAGAAGGTGTATTGCCTCGCTTTGGAGCAGAAATAGTAGCTACCTTTGCTTTACCATCTTTTAACGACAATTTTAAAGAAGGTGTTTTAATTGCTTCAGATGTAAAAACAGAGTATCAAGCAGCTGTTAATCAATTTTTAGAAAAATTATAA
- the lpdA gene encoding dihydrolipoyl dehydrogenase: MNSYDVAVIGSGPGGYVAAIRCAQLGMKTAIIEKYSTLGGTCLNVGCIPSKALLDSSHHYEDAVKHFEEHGIDIPGEIKINLEKMISRKQAVVDQTTGGIDFLMKKNKIDVYVGTGSFKDATHISIVGEETTEIEAKHTIIATGSKPSTLPFIKLDKERVITSTEALKLKEVPKHLIIIGGGVIGLELGQVYKRLGAEVSVVEYMDRIVPTMDKGVSKELNKVLKKQKFKMNLSHKVKSVERNGDEVIVKADNKKGEEVTFTGDYCLVAVGRHAYTDGLNAEAAGVKLTDRGLVDVNEHLQTSASNIYAIGDVIKGAMLAHKAEEEGTFVAETIAGQKPHIDYNLIPGVVYTWPEVAAVGKTEEQLKEAGVDYKVGQFPMRALGRSRASMDLDGFVKVLADKNTDEILGVHMVGARAADMIAEAVVAMEYRASAEDVSRMSHAHPTFTEAIKEAALAATGDRALHI; this comes from the coding sequence ATGAATTCATATGATGTTGCCGTAATAGGCTCAGGTCCTGGAGGGTATGTTGCAGCTATACGTTGCGCACAATTAGGAATGAAAACAGCAATAATAGAGAAATATTCAACTTTAGGTGGTACGTGTTTAAATGTAGGCTGTATTCCGTCTAAGGCGTTGTTAGACTCTTCTCATCATTATGAAGATGCAGTAAAGCATTTTGAAGAGCACGGAATTGATATTCCTGGCGAAATTAAAATCAATTTAGAGAAAATGATTTCTCGTAAGCAAGCCGTTGTAGACCAAACTACTGGTGGTATTGATTTTTTAATGAAAAAAAATAAAATAGACGTTTACGTAGGTACTGGTTCTTTTAAAGATGCTACGCATATTTCTATAGTAGGTGAAGAAACTACAGAAATTGAAGCAAAACATACAATTATAGCAACTGGTAGTAAACCATCTACCTTGCCTTTTATTAAGTTAGATAAAGAGCGTGTTATAACATCTACAGAAGCATTAAAACTTAAAGAGGTGCCAAAGCACCTTATTATTATTGGTGGTGGAGTTATTGGTTTGGAGTTAGGACAAGTATACAAAAGGTTAGGTGCAGAAGTATCTGTTGTTGAGTATATGGACCGTATAGTACCAACTATGGATAAAGGAGTTTCTAAAGAACTTAATAAAGTTTTAAAGAAACAGAAATTTAAAATGAACTTGTCTCATAAGGTAAAATCTGTGGAACGTAATGGTGATGAAGTTATAGTTAAAGCAGATAATAAAAAAGGTGAAGAAGTTACTTTCACTGGAGATTACTGTTTGGTAGCTGTTGGTCGTCATGCTTATACAGATGGTTTAAACGCAGAAGCTGCTGGTGTAAAACTTACAGACAGAGGTTTAGTAGATGTTAATGAGCATTTGCAAACAAGCGCTTCTAATATTTATGCAATTGGTGATGTAATTAAAGGTGCTATGTTGGCTCACAAGGCTGAAGAAGAAGGTACTTTTGTTGCAGAAACTATTGCGGGTCAAAAACCACATATAGACTACAACTTAATTCCTGGTGTTGTTTATACTTGGCCAGAAGTTGCTGCTGTAGGTAAAACAGAAGAGCAGTTAAAAGAAGCTGGTGTTGATTATAAAGTTGGTCAGTTTCCTATGCGTGCTTTAGGTAGATCTAGAGCTAGTATGGATTTAGACGGTTTTGTAAAAGTACTTGCAGATAAAAATACAGACGAAATTTTAGGTGTACATATGGTTGGTGCACGTGCAGCAGATATGATTGCAGAAGCAGTTGTTGCTATGGAGTACAGAGCTAGTGCAGAGGATGTATCTAGAATGTCTCACGCTCACCCAACATTTACAGAGGCTATTAAAGAGGCGGCTTTAGCTGCAACAGGAGATAGAGCTTTACATATTTAA
- a CDS encoding CDGSH iron-sulfur domain-containing protein, giving the protein MTIKMSNDKQYSPIKVELEKDKNYGWCTCAHSSNQPFCDGSHKAHNATPSMRFSVEEAKTYNMCTCKLTSNPPFCDGSHKK; this is encoded by the coding sequence ATAACTATAAAAATGAGCAACGACAAACAATACTCGCCAATTAAAGTAGAATTAGAAAAAGATAAAAACTACGGATGGTGTACTTGTGCACACAGCAGCAACCAACCATTTTGTGATGGTTCTCACAAGGCACATAACGCAACACCGTCTATGCGTTTTTCTGTTGAAGAAGCAAAAACCTACAATATGTGTACTTGTAAATTAACAAGCAACCCTCCATTTTGCGACGGTTCTCATAAAAAATAA
- the tilS gene encoding tRNA lysidine(34) synthetase TilS: MLKEFKHHIKTNFPLLLQRPFLVACSGGVDSVILVHLCAQLNLDFSIAHCNFKLRDSASDADEESVRNLALQLNKKIYVTNFDTSGYVSKNKVSIQMAARELRYAWFAKLIEENNLCTLLTGHQADDNLETFLINLSRGTGVDGLLGIPSKTASLSRPLLPFTRAQILDYAKLNNIIWREDKSNQETKYLRNRIRHNIVPELKELHPTFLQNFSNTQTYLQETNILAKDYIRLLKKELFISKKGITEISVQKLLSYTPLKTYLYALFSDYGFTEWQDVANLLTAMSGKQVLSRTHRLVKNRENLLLQELKEPNSDVYLINKEQDILDHPIHINLKEVADIEKPEVTTIFVDKSKLKFPLVLRKREEGDVFYPFGQHGKKKLSKFYKDIKLSVVAKEEQWLLCSGSAIVWVVGIRADNRFKVDDETSKILKIKLLK, translated from the coding sequence GTGCTAAAAGAATTTAAACACCATATAAAAACAAATTTTCCGTTGTTATTGCAACGTCCATTTTTGGTGGCCTGTAGTGGTGGTGTAGACAGTGTTATTTTAGTGCATTTGTGTGCGCAATTAAATTTAGATTTTTCTATAGCGCACTGTAACTTTAAGCTGCGTGATAGTGCTAGTGATGCAGATGAAGAATCTGTTCGTAATTTAGCACTACAGTTAAATAAAAAAATATATGTAACTAATTTTGATACAAGTGGTTATGTGAGTAAAAATAAAGTATCTATTCAAATGGCAGCAAGAGAGTTAAGGTATGCTTGGTTTGCCAAATTAATAGAAGAAAACAACCTTTGCACGTTACTAACTGGTCACCAAGCAGATGATAATTTAGAAACCTTTTTAATAAACTTATCTCGTGGTACAGGAGTAGATGGTTTGCTTGGAATTCCGTCTAAAACAGCTTCACTTTCTAGGCCATTATTACCTTTTACTCGCGCTCAAATTTTGGACTATGCTAAATTAAATAATATTATCTGGCGAGAAGATAAAAGCAACCAAGAAACCAAATATTTAAGAAACAGAATAAGGCATAATATAGTGCCAGAGTTAAAAGAGCTGCATCCAACTTTTTTGCAAAACTTTAGTAATACACAGACTTACTTGCAAGAAACCAATATACTAGCAAAGGATTATATTAGACTACTTAAAAAAGAGCTATTTATATCAAAAAAGGGAATAACAGAGATATCTGTACAAAAACTATTAAGTTATACACCCTTAAAAACCTATTTGTATGCATTGTTTAGTGATTATGGCTTTACAGAGTGGCAAGATGTTGCCAATTTACTTACTGCAATGAGCGGAAAGCAGGTTTTATCTAGAACACACAGATTAGTAAAAAACAGAGAAAATTTGTTACTACAAGAGCTAAAAGAGCCTAATTCTGATGTTTACCTAATAAATAAAGAACAAGATATATTAGACCACCCAATACACATAAACTTAAAAGAGGTTGCTGACATAGAAAAACCAGAGGTGACAACTATTTTTGTAGATAAGTCAAAGCTTAAATTTCCATTAGTACTGCGTAAGAGGGAAGAAGGAGATGTTTTTTACCCATTTGGACAGCACGGAAAAAAGAAACTAAGTAAATTTTATAAAGACATAAAATTAAGTGTAGTGGCTAAAGAAGAACAGTGGTTATTATGTTCTGGCTCCGCTATAGTTTGGGTAGTTGGTATACGTGCAGACAATAGATTTAAGGTTGATGACGAAACATCTAAAATTCTTAAAATCAAATTGTTAAAATAA
- a CDS encoding anthranilate synthase component I family protein, with amino-acid sequence MRKSFSFKVDDVQVFKAKLLVWSQQFYEVVWLDSNSHNNQYSSFDGMLAVDALTALSTDSFNAFDDLKTYQTETKDWIFGYLTYDLKNNVERLKSENFDGLHFPELYFFQPKKIIQIQGDTAHFIYLNMVDDEIKIDFDEITNITLKNKKETKEKNIHIKMRIFKDDYFDRVGKMLQKIHRGDIYEANFCQEFYAEDTEINPLETYNELNKISEAPFSVFLKLNDKYVASASPERYIKKEGTTVISQPIKGTAKRSLDKLEDEKLRTNLALDEKERAENVMIVDLVRNDLSKSAIKGSVQVTELCKVYTYNQVHQMISTITSTVKSDKNVVDILKETFPMGSMTGAPKVSAMKIIEELEATKRGVYSGTVGYITPEQDFDFNVIIRSILYNATEKYVSFSVGGAITAKASPEKEYEECLLKAKAMRQVLEGKVS; translated from the coding sequence TTGCGTAAGTCTTTTTCTTTTAAAGTTGATGATGTACAAGTTTTTAAAGCTAAATTACTTGTATGGAGTCAGCAGTTCTATGAGGTTGTTTGGTTAGACAGCAACTCACATAATAACCAATATAGTTCTTTTGATGGTATGTTGGCAGTAGATGCTTTAACCGCATTGTCTACAGATAGTTTTAATGCTTTTGATGATTTAAAAACGTATCAAACAGAAACAAAAGACTGGATTTTTGGTTATCTAACGTACGATTTAAAGAATAATGTAGAACGATTAAAATCTGAGAATTTTGACGGACTTCATTTTCCTGAATTATATTTTTTTCAGCCTAAAAAAATAATACAAATACAAGGTGATACTGCTCATTTTATATACCTAAATATGGTTGATGATGAGATAAAAATTGATTTTGATGAGATTACCAATATCACCCTTAAAAACAAAAAAGAGACAAAAGAAAAGAACATACATATTAAAATGAGAATTTTTAAAGATGATTATTTTGATAGAGTAGGTAAAATGCTTCAAAAAATACATAGAGGAGATATTTACGAAGCTAATTTTTGTCAGGAATTTTATGCTGAAGACACAGAAATTAATCCGTTAGAAACTTATAATGAACTTAATAAAATATCTGAAGCTCCTTTCTCAGTTTTTTTAAAGTTGAATGATAAGTATGTGGCATCTGCTTCCCCGGAACGTTACATAAAAAAAGAAGGTACAACAGTAATTTCTCAGCCTATAAAAGGCACAGCAAAACGTTCTTTAGATAAATTAGAAGACGAAAAACTACGAACAAATTTGGCGTTAGATGAAAAAGAACGTGCAGAGAATGTAATGATTGTAGATTTGGTGCGGAATGATTTGTCTAAAAGTGCCATTAAAGGAAGTGTGCAAGTTACTGAGTTGTGTAAGGTGTATACTTACAATCAAGTACATCAAATGATTTCAACAATTACTTCAACTGTTAAGAGTGATAAAAATGTGGTTGATATTTTAAAAGAAACGTTCCCAATGGGTAGCATGACAGGTGCACCTAAGGTTTCTGCGATGAAAATTATTGAAGAATTAGAAGCTACAAAAAGAGGTGTTTACAGTGGTACCGTTGGGTATATTACTCCAGAACAAGATTTTGATTTTAATGTGATTATACGTAGTATTTTATACAATGCCACAGAAAAATATGTATCATTCTCTGTTGGTGGTGCAATTACAGCAAAAGCTAGTCCAGAAAAGGAATACGAAGAGTGTTTGCTAAAAGCTAAAGCAATGAGACAGGTTTTAGAGGGTAAAGTATCTTAA
- a CDS encoding heparan-alpha-glucosaminide N-acetyltransferase domain-containing protein, protein MKNKTNRLYFIDAMRAWAILMMLQGHFIDGLLDFEYRDKSILAYAIWSYFRGMTAPVFFTVSGFIFTYLLVRGDKKGLKNPRVKKGIKRGLQLILIGYLLRMNLFSVIFGEIYDSFFYVDVLHCIGFSILGIIALYLLTSKTKPVIFTTILVTITIVLFLFEPTYDKLPHSYLPQAIANYITKLYGSVFTIIPWFGYATFGAFMAMLFTKYKNYQKLYITAIPICVVTGLFLIFGSSPLFAFICDITNTSFLYAVYTNNYLFIRLGDVLIIFSIFMMLRYYLTNKTILKIGQNTLAIYVIHFVILYGSFTGLGFYHFFKYSLTPAKAIIGAALFMFSSTYLALLYDKHELKIKNRIQKVKFATLKLFRLAKN, encoded by the coding sequence ATGAAGAATAAAACCAACAGATTATACTTTATAGACGCAATGCGTGCTTGGGCTATTTTAATGATGTTACAAGGTCATTTTATAGACGGATTATTAGATTTTGAATATAGAGATAAATCTATTTTAGCTTATGCTATATGGAGTTATTTTAGAGGAATGACTGCTCCTGTTTTTTTTACAGTTTCTGGCTTTATATTTACGTATTTACTTGTTAGAGGAGATAAAAAAGGATTAAAAAATCCGCGAGTAAAAAAAGGAATTAAACGTGGATTACAATTAATTCTAATAGGCTATTTATTAAGAATGAACCTTTTTAGTGTTATTTTTGGAGAAATCTACGACTCCTTTTTCTACGTAGATGTGCTACATTGCATTGGATTCTCTATCTTAGGAATAATAGCCTTGTATTTACTAACAAGTAAAACAAAGCCAGTTATTTTTACTACTATATTAGTGACAATTACAATTGTTTTATTTTTATTTGAACCAACATACGACAAACTACCACACTCTTATTTACCACAAGCTATTGCTAACTACATTACTAAATTATATGGTTCTGTATTTACTATAATACCTTGGTTTGGCTATGCTACTTTTGGTGCTTTTATGGCTATGTTATTTACAAAATATAAAAACTACCAAAAACTATACATAACAGCTATACCAATATGTGTTGTTACAGGACTATTTTTAATTTTTGGATCATCGCCTTTATTTGCTTTTATATGCGATATAACAAATACAAGTTTTTTGTATGCTGTGTACACTAACAATTATTTATTCATCAGGCTTGGAGATGTGCTCATCATATTCTCTATTTTTATGATGCTACGCTACTACCTTACTAATAAAACTATTTTAAAAATTGGTCAGAACACGCTTGCCATTTACGTAATACACTTTGTTATTTTATACGGTAGTTTTACTGGACTTGGGTTTTATCACTTTTTTAAATATTCTTTAACCCCTGCAAAAGCAATAATTGGCGCTGCTTTATTTATGTTTAGCTCTACATACTTGGCCTTATTGTATGATAAACACGAACTTAAAATTAAAAACAGAATACAAAAAGTAAAGTTTGCTACTTTAAAGCTATTTAGACTAGCTAAAAATTAA